GTATACAAGGAGCCCTGTCAAGAAATTTATCCGTCCTTTCTGTGACCCTTCTTCTGATAGGTATTGACTGCCCTGTTATGTTCCGACAAGGTCCTGGAAAACTGATGGGTGCCGTCGTTTTTGGATACAAAATAGAGATATGCTGTTTCGGCTGGAAAAAGCACGGCGTGAATCGACGCCCTTCCGGGGGAGGCGATGGGGCCCGGCGGCAGACCTCGGATAACATAGGTATTGTAGGGGGTGGATTGGGTCAGGTCCTTTTTCGTGAGGTTTCCGTTGAAGTTCCTGATGCCATAGATGACGGTCGGATCACTTTCGAGACGCATCCCCTTTTTCAGTCGATTCAAAAAAACACTCGCAATGATGGGACGTTCTTCGCCCATCCCGGTCTCTTTTTCAACTACAGATGCCAGGGTAATGATCTGTTCCAGGGTCATGTCCGATGCCTCTATTTCCTCTTGCAGTGAAGAAATGATCTCAAAGAACCGTTTCACCATGACATCGATGATGGATAATGGCGGCCAACCCCGGGAAAACCGGTAGGTATCAGGGTAAAGATATCCTTCGAGGCTGGGGCCGGTGAGGCCGTATTCCCGGGCGATAACCGGGTCTGTTGCAAGGGCCGTGAATTCCGTCCTGTCTGCCAGCCCCTTTTTCTCCAGTTCTTGCGCAATCTGCGTAATGTCAAACCCCTCGGGGATGGTCACGGAATATGTGAGGACCATCCCCTTGCTTAAAATATCGAGGATCTTTAGCGGCGGCATGTTGCTGTTGAGTCTGTATTCACCGACCTTTATGCCGGCCCCGTAACCTGTAATCCTGCACCACAACAGGAGGATGGTTTTATTGGAGATGATCTCTTTTTTCTCAAGGCCGTCCGCAACCTCCCTCAGGGTTGCGCCTTCACGCACCAGAAAGACATGATCCGGCATCCCTGTCTTGGCGGGATGAACCAGGTAATGATAAAATGCAACGGAGACCAGGAGGCTGATAAAGACCAAGAGGATGAAACCGATGAAAATGCCCCGTTTGGCATGAATGGAAATAGACATAATGGAATTTGGGAGCGCCCGATTCGGAAAATATTAACCCTGTCCGCGATAAGAACGTCTTTCCTTCAGGGCTTTCCACACCATGTGATGGTGCAGGATAAGCCTTGGTTTACATCTGTTTTGTAGCATTATCGTGCCTCAAGATCAAGCAGATAGATGTCCCGGGGGGAATCTCATGAGCCGGGTGAAGGGACTTTTCAGATTTCCGAGAACGGGTTTCAAATCCGCTGAAAAATCGGGTATACTATCGTATGGATTTGACATACAGTTGCCAACGTATCAAGTGTGATGTCACCGGTTAACAAAGGATTTGCATAAGGAGGTGCAATATGGAAGATGCTGAGGTCAAGTTCGGTGAGTGGATCGAAAACGGATTCAGGCTGTATAAGGAAAACTTTGCCACGTTGGTTTTAGCCTCCCTGATTGCCGTTGTTCTCAGCGCAGTCACCGTGGGAGTCCTGGCCGGTCCGATGGCAGCGGGCGTCCTTCTTATTACCCTCGGACTGATTGACAAAAAGGATCCCGGACCGGAGGTGGGGACCCTGTTCAGGGGGTTTGACTATTTCCTGAATTCTTTTCTCTTTATGATCGTATGGGGAATCGCCTTGTTTGTGGTGTCCCTGATTGTGGGTCTGGTCCCCTGTATGGGGCAGCTCGCCTCTCTGTTCGTGGTCTTTGTCGCCCATGCCCTCCTCATGTTCGGCATGTTTCTTATCGTGGACAGGCGGATGGAATTCTGGCCCGCCTCTTTGGAGAGCTTTAACAAGGTCAAACCCAGTTTCTGGCCTTTTTTGGGGTTTGCAGTTGTTTCGAATCTCATCGGGAGTATCGGCGCCATCGCCTGCGGCATCGGCGTGGTTTTCACCCTCCCGATCCAGGCCTGCATCCTGACAGTTGCCTATCGGGATTTATTTGGAAAAAATGGGCACGGCGATGTGGTGTTGAAAGATCCGAATGAGGGCGACAACCCGGTTGTTGAGCCGATCCAGCCTGTATAGGGTCTGTCTCAATCGATGGAAATTACACGGATACCTCGGGCTGAGGCAACAGGTGAGGGAAGAGGGAAGGGAAGCCGGGACCGGGTCTCCCGCTTATCGTGGACTCGGACTGATTCCTACTGGGAGGTGGTATGCGCGCACCTCCCGCTGGCTATTGTCACGGGGATCGCATTGATGCTGCCCCACGCGGTTTCGTGCGACGATCTTCCTCTGATACCCTGCACCTTTCTGACCCTCACCGGGTATCCCTGTCCATTCTGCGGCCTGACCCGGTCGTTCTGGGCGATTGCCCATGGAGACTGGGCCTTCGCTCTTCATAATGCGCCGATATCCTGTCTGATATATGTCGCGACCGCCCTCCTCTTTTCCTGGCATCTGACCGCGCTTATCACAGGCCTCAGGATCAGGAGCAGCCTGTTTTGTCTGCTGACATCTCCCCTTTTTGTCTGGCTCATGGTTTCGTTGGCAATCTCAAACTGGGCATACAGGCTCTTCTGGGGTTTTGAATAGTCGGACGGGGGATGTTCGGTTGCCCATGGTTCTCTCAGCCTCCGGCCAGCATGACCGTCAGGTGAATCTCATCCCCGTCCGAGACCTTTTTTTTCAGTTCATCGGGATAGGCGCTCTTGGCATTAATGTATATTTCAATATTGCGGCGCAGTTTTCCTTTGGGGTCGAAAAGCGCCTCCTCCATGGCGGGGAATCGCCGGATCAGGTGAGCGAGGCAGGCCTCTACAGAGGTCCCCTCCACCTCCACCACCTCCAAGTTATCGGTATGCGGACGGTGGGTTTTGTGAACGTATATGCTGACGGACAAATCATACTCCTTTCGTAACCATTTACGGGTTCAAAGGTTGAGAGGTCTGAGTCTGATATGAAATA
Above is a window of Deltaproteobacteria bacterium DNA encoding:
- a CDS encoding MoaD/ThiS family protein; translated protein: MSVSIYVHKTHRPHTDNLEVVEVEGTSVEACLAHLIRRFPAMEEALFDPKGKLRRNIEIYINAKSAYPDELKKKVSDGDEIHLTVMLAGG
- the mltG gene encoding endolytic transglycosylase MltG, with translation MSISIHAKRGIFIGFILLVFISLLVSVAFYHYLVHPAKTGMPDHVFLVREGATLREVADGLEKKEIISNKTILLLWCRITGYGAGIKVGEYRLNSNMPPLKILDILSKGMVLTYSVTIPEGFDITQIAQELEKKGLADRTEFTALATDPVIAREYGLTGPSLEGYLYPDTYRFSRGWPPLSIIDVMVKRFFEIISSLQEEIEASDMTLEQIITLASVVEKETGMGEERPIIASVFLNRLKKGMRLESDPTVIYGIRNFNGNLTKKDLTQSTPYNTYVIRGLPPGPIASPGRASIHAVLFPAETAYLYFVSKNDGTHQFSRTLSEHNRAVNTYQKKGHRKDG
- a CDS encoding DUF2752 domain-containing protein, which codes for MEITRIPRAEATGEGRGKGSRDRVSRLSWTRTDSYWEVVCAHLPLAIVTGIALMLPHAVSCDDLPLIPCTFLTLTGYPCPFCGLTRSFWAIAHGDWAFALHNAPISCLIYVATALLFSWHLTALITGLRIRSSLFCLLTSPLFVWLMVSLAISNWAYRLFWGFE